GGGTGTACAATTAACTAATGATTGTACACGTATGCTGCTGTCGATTCCGGTCAGCGATCCGGATGCTCCAAGCCAACTAGGGCGGCGTGCACTGTTATTAGGCCGCAGGAATTGTAGTAATGCATGAAATATCATTGTGTGAAAGCACAATAGAAATTATTCAGAAACAAGCTCAACAACATGGTGTGAAGCGGGTTACCGGCGTATGGTTAGAAGTCGGGGCGCTCTCCTGTGTGGAAGAGCATTCTTTGCGATTTTGTTTTGATGTTGTCTGCCGTGGTACTGTAGCCGAAGGTAGCCAGCTTCATATTATTCAGAAACCAGCGCAGGCCTGGTGTTGGGACTGTAGCAGTGAAGTAGAAATTACTCAGCATGAAGCCCAGTGCCCGAAATGTCAGGGGTTTAGTTTGCGTGTCGACAGTGGTGATACCCTGCAAATTAAAGAGCTGGAAGTTGAGTAACATCTTGAATATCTAATTCGAATATTTATCTCATATTGCCAATGCAAATGAGCTGGCTGAATTTACTGATTGAACTGTGACAAGATAATGTCTTGAGGGGGAGTTATATGTGTACTACTTGCGGATGTGCTGCGGGCGAGCGGCGAATTGAAGGAGAGGAACACGCGCATTCTCACCATCACGGACAGGATCATCACCATCACAGCCATGAGCATAGCCATGCTCACGATCGTGACCACCATCATCACGACCATG
Above is a window of Limnobaculum parvum DNA encoding:
- the hypA gene encoding hydrogenase maturation nickel metallochaperone HypA, which encodes MHEISLCESTIEIIQKQAQQHGVKRVTGVWLEVGALSCVEEHSLRFCFDVVCRGTVAEGSQLHIIQKPAQAWCWDCSSEVEITQHEAQCPKCQGFSLRVDSGDTLQIKELEVE